The Bacteriovorax sp. PP10 nucleotide sequence TGGTGTAAAAAATGTTGTAAAAGAAATTCAAGAAGGACTTAAAAAATATTTCAACGTTCCGTCAGACTATTTAGTAGTACTTGGGAATGGTGGAGCAACTCTATTATTTGATATGATCGCTCTTGGATTAGTAGAGAAAAAAGCGACTCACTACACATGTGGAGAGTTTTCTGAGAAATGGTACAAGTCGACAAAACTTGTTCCGTGGCTTGCTGCTGAAAACGTAAGTGTTCCATTCGGAAAAGGAATTAACGGTAAAGCAGTTGCAGGATCAGATTTAATTGCAGTGACATTAAATGAAACATCTACTGGAGTTCAGCTTTCAGAACTTCCAATTGTAGACGCAAATACTCTTCTGGCGGTTGATGCAACTTCAGGAGCAGGTCAGTGTCCATGTGATGTTTCAAAAACAGATGTGTTCTTCTTTGCTCCACAAAAAGTTTTCGCAAGTGATGGGGGATTATGGATTGCCATCATGTCACCAAAAGCTCTTGCTCGCGCAGCTAAAATCGCTGGAGACAAGTCTCGTTATATTCCAGAAATCATGAGCTGGACTCATGCGATTTCTAACTCTGAACAAAACCAAACTTACAATACACCAGCGCTTGCAACACTCTTCATTATGAATGAGCAAGTTAAGAGAATGAACGAGCAAGGTTATGCAGAAATTCAAAAACTTTCTCAAAAGAAAGCTGATCTTCTGTACTCATGGGCAGAATCGAAGCCATACCTTTCTTGTTACATCGAAGAAAAACAATTCAGATCAATTGCAGTAGCGACAATCGACGTTGATGCAAAAGTAAATGTTGATGATGTGATTAAATTCTTAGAAAAGAAAAAAGCAGTTTACGGAATTGATGGGTATAGAAAATTAGGAAGAAACCAATTCAGAATTTCTATGTTCCACAATATCAGTTATTCCGATTTGGATAAGTTAACAAAGCTTCTGTCTATGATGATCGAATCTAAACTTTAGTATTCTATTTTACTTTTAGTACGGTATCCTTCCTTGAGGTGCCGTACTACTTTTCTTAGACAAAAAACCTCATTTACCTCTAATTTCTGGCATTAATTGCCTAAACCATTTCTTACTTAGTGTTTACAAATGTTTAATAATCAAGTGTCGAAAAGCTTACAGGGATTTGTCCCTTAAGATGAGACTGTGATGAAAAGGTGTTTTTTATTTTTATTAACGCTACTTAGCCTTGTCAGCTGTATTGCTGAAAAGGGTGAGATTGCTATTAATATAAAAAGAAAAGCAACAGCTGGATCATCACCTTCAAGTATCACTAGTGCGAGTGTTTCGTCTGTCCAGGTAATCAATAACCAATTGGTCATTAACGGAGCAGGGCTTAGTGATGTTTCAAGTGTTGTCGTAAATGGAAATGCACTTAATGAAAATTTTTCCATTGAAACAAAGACAGCAACAACAATTATCGCCAATTCAATCCGCGCATTTAATTTTGATGTTTCAAAAGTTTTCAATCTAATTTTATCTGATGCTAGTGCCAGTGCGACTTTCTCTATTGATTTCTCACTTTGTAATGCAACTTTAAATGGCAAAGGGTTTAACTGTGCGACTCCAGTATCTGACAAAGATGTTTTATCTTACGATGCTGTTTCAGGAAAATGGAAGCCTCGTCCTGCCTCAGGACTAAATTACCTTGGAACCTTTGATGCTTCATCAAACCCGGCATCAGGGCCTGCTATAGGGACGTCTGGGGCCTATTACGTCATCAGTGATGATGGTCTTATCGGTGCAGTTAGTTTTTCAGCAGGTGACTGGTTAGTTTCAAATGGATCTGCATGGCAAAAAATTGATAACTCTACGGCCGTCCTTTCTGTCTTTGGCCGCAGCGGCGCCATCACTGCTCAAGAGGGTGATTACAATTTAAATCTTTTAACTGATGTAAATATCCCGACAACTCCAGCGACTGGAAAAGTTTTAAAGTTTGATGGAACTCATTGGGTGGCCGGAGATGATTTATCCGGTGGAGGAGCAGGCTCTGTTACGACGTCGGCCATTGCTGATGGGTCCGTGACAGATGCAAAGATTGTAACTGTGGCCGCTTCAAAGATTACTGGGGCAATTTCAAGTGCTCAAATTGCAGATGGCTCAATTGTAAATGCTGATATCAATGCAGCAGCAGCGATTGATTATTCAAAATTAAACATTCCGGCAGCAAGT carries:
- a CDS encoding aminotransferase class V-fold PLP-dependent enzyme produces the protein MFDSFEIPKELIPADPRFGSGPSLVPTEFLEKLAKTGHEFMGTSHRKAGVKNVVKEIQEGLKKYFNVPSDYLVVLGNGGATLLFDMIALGLVEKKATHYTCGEFSEKWYKSTKLVPWLAAENVSVPFGKGINGKAVAGSDLIAVTLNETSTGVQLSELPIVDANTLLAVDATSGAGQCPCDVSKTDVFFFAPQKVFASDGGLWIAIMSPKALARAAKIAGDKSRYIPEIMSWTHAISNSEQNQTYNTPALATLFIMNEQVKRMNEQGYAEIQKLSQKKADLLYSWAESKPYLSCYIEEKQFRSIAVATIDVDAKVNVDDVIKFLEKKKAVYGIDGYRKLGRNQFRISMFHNISYSDLDKLTKLLSMMIESKL